One Paucidesulfovibrio longus DSM 6739 genomic window carries:
- a CDS encoding BON domain-containing protein produces the protein MRHALIALIFGSLLLSGCGTAAMPVIQAAGVAKTAYDYRDVVMPRSRVDFVGVSAEDRHIEQAVRLRLDQKRVRYTSIAPIAMDGHLFLVGVFPNLEEAERARLTARQVPGVRRLTCSFFRPAPGAQRDPEADRELARRILLQLDEDKVIGSALVRVRVLERSAVVMGRVDSPAQKHHLESLLRKVEGLREIRSYLAVRS, from the coding sequence ATGCGCCATGCTCTCATCGCCCTGATCTTCGGCTCGCTCCTGCTTTCCGGATGCGGCACGGCGGCCATGCCCGTGATCCAGGCCGCCGGGGTCGCCAAGACCGCCTACGACTACCGCGACGTGGTCATGCCCCGCTCGCGCGTGGATTTCGTCGGCGTCTCCGCCGAAGACCGGCACATCGAGCAGGCCGTCCGCCTGCGCCTGGACCAGAAGCGCGTCCGCTACACCAGCATCGCGCCCATCGCCATGGACGGACATCTCTTCCTGGTGGGCGTGTTTCCGAACCTGGAAGAAGCGGAGCGCGCCCGTCTGACTGCGCGCCAGGTTCCCGGCGTGCGCCGGCTGACCTGTTCCTTCTTCCGTCCGGCCCCCGGAGCGCAGCGCGACCCGGAAGCGGACCGCGAACTGGCCCGGCGCATTCTCCTGCAACTGGACGAGGACAAGGTCATCGGCTCCGCCCTGGTCCGGGTGCGCGTGCTGGAGCGCAGCGCCGTGGTCATGGGCCGGGTGGACAGCCCGGCGCAGAAGCACCACCTGGAATCGCTGCTGCGCAAGGTCGAAGGCCTGCGGGAGATCCGCTCCTACCTCGCCGTACGAAGCTGA
- a CDS encoding motility associated factor glycosyltransferase family protein translates to MNKDGTMTLLPHLDGNLDTLNNYAPELVNWLRAQPLDDKELREAAEARVFNNRWGLLDLKLPSGKGMFESMPPVALYRDWIPQDKAATGASLVVGCNLGYGINHLCTNTPISHKILVLEPDPVQLYCCLGQTDYRPAFATKKLHFLPPSEDHLAAVVQNLELQFIYGRIHLRQDLPSSQLSPLYSVWSKKAQARLENFSVELNTLKFRQDLMVGNELKNFRRAMEEGSVTPLRGAAKGLSAVILGAGPSLEEFAPKLAEQPGNALYATSLQTMPALQRLGLTPHFCLALDFNAQMLDIYKRLDMQAARDVPLIYSTKVDPRVVETYPGPTIPLWTMGGMATFVLKDNELVLDAGGNVSLTLIRLLRWCGVAGITLVGQDFAWKEEGSHVEGHHAHGTNKVFNERVHRRIQNLEGESIVTSRQYLAAKRDLEDDIRQTPFPIAYLYGGYAPIQGARAVSLEEARMAGALASAPGSLKHFLERLTLCSACHRDFQFEPQSNSWTSSLHRAEKRLEKLFRKLAKNQDEIHGLMEQVSLFIHQDPLYLPYLYNETLDLAGLTKAKARYEPRDLGEFRRIVRSVLKKVKEVDRRLTGTETRRDAA, encoded by the coding sequence TTGAACAAGGACGGAACCATGACGCTGCTTCCTCATTTGGACGGAAACCTCGACACACTGAATAACTACGCTCCCGAACTCGTCAACTGGCTGCGCGCGCAGCCGCTCGACGACAAGGAGTTGCGCGAAGCCGCTGAGGCCCGCGTTTTCAACAACCGCTGGGGACTCCTGGACCTCAAGCTGCCCAGCGGCAAAGGCATGTTCGAGTCCATGCCCCCCGTGGCACTCTACCGCGACTGGATTCCGCAGGACAAGGCCGCCACGGGCGCGAGCCTCGTCGTGGGCTGCAACCTGGGCTACGGAATCAACCACCTCTGCACCAATACGCCTATTTCCCATAAGATTCTCGTCCTGGAGCCGGACCCCGTGCAGCTCTACTGCTGCCTGGGGCAGACGGACTACCGCCCGGCCTTCGCAACCAAGAAGCTCCACTTTCTGCCGCCCAGCGAGGACCATCTCGCCGCCGTGGTCCAGAACCTGGAACTCCAGTTCATCTACGGACGCATCCACCTGCGCCAGGATCTGCCCTCCAGCCAGCTTTCCCCGCTGTATTCGGTCTGGAGCAAGAAGGCCCAGGCCCGGCTGGAAAACTTCTCCGTGGAGCTGAACACGCTCAAGTTCCGCCAGGATCTCATGGTCGGCAACGAGCTGAAGAACTTCCGCAGGGCCATGGAGGAAGGCAGCGTGACCCCGCTTCGCGGCGCGGCCAAGGGCCTTTCCGCCGTGATTCTCGGCGCCGGCCCCTCGCTGGAAGAATTCGCCCCGAAGCTGGCGGAGCAGCCCGGCAACGCCCTCTACGCCACATCGCTCCAGACCATGCCCGCGCTCCAGCGCCTGGGCCTGACGCCCCATTTCTGCCTGGCCCTGGACTTCAACGCGCAGATGCTCGACATCTACAAGCGCCTGGACATGCAGGCCGCCCGCGACGTGCCCCTGATCTATTCCACCAAGGTGGACCCGCGCGTCGTGGAGACGTATCCCGGCCCGACCATTCCGCTCTGGACCATGGGCGGCATGGCCACCTTCGTGCTCAAGGACAACGAGCTGGTCCTGGACGCGGGCGGCAACGTCAGCCTGACCCTGATCCGGCTGCTGCGCTGGTGCGGCGTGGCCGGAATCACCCTCGTGGGCCAGGACTTCGCCTGGAAGGAGGAAGGCTCCCACGTGGAAGGCCACCACGCCCACGGCACGAACAAGGTCTTCAACGAGCGCGTCCACCGCAGAATCCAGAACCTGGAAGGCGAGAGCATCGTCACCTCGCGGCAGTACCTCGCGGCCAAGCGCGACCTGGAGGACGACATCCGCCAGACGCCCTTCCCCATCGCCTATCTCTACGGCGGCTACGCCCCCATCCAGGGCGCGCGCGCCGTGTCGCTGGAGGAGGCCCGCATGGCCGGAGCCCTGGCCTCGGCTCCTGGCAGCCTGAAGCACTTTCTGGAACGGCTCACGCTCTGCTCGGCCTGCCATCGCGATTTCCAGTTCGAGCCCCAGAGCAACTCCTGGACCTCCAGCCTGCACCGCGCGGAAAAGCGGCTGGAAAAGCTCTTCCGCAAGCTGGCCAAGAACCAGGACGAAATCCACGGACTCATGGAGCAGGTATCGCTCTTCATCCATCAGGATCCGCTCTACCTGCCCTACCTTTACAACGAAACCCTGGACCTCGCGGGCCTGACAAAGGCCAAGGCGCGCTACGAGCCGCGCGATCTGGGCGAATTCCGCCGCATCGTCCGCAGCGTGCTCAAGAAGGTCAAGGAGGTGGACCGCCGCCTCACCGGCACCGAGACGCGGCGCGACGCGGCCTGA
- a CDS encoding ArnT family glycosyltransferase: MPHTLWDRIWDRLSAHPWLTMSAAVFLQSAFLLNSRALWFSDEVRYANAYENMHRAGTWVVLSLNGMPYPDKPPVYFWFLALLDKITPLDPPSVFFLGAALSGLGFLFAAYALARAVRLKRDASLATALICASCLFFAAILHYSRMDLMFAALTVAAEACLFRGYADPDSRRDVRWILGGFSLCGLAVLVKGPLGVLFPLLTVLVYLGWRGEMRRFLSLRTLAGLGCFAAVSSAWVLAAYLVEGGDFVRTVFVQQIFQRATNTFHHKEGPLYYFIVLPATWLPWTLTLAAAPVALLLRRSFWREVRAERKADSTLVRGRTWLWISALSAFALLSCLSGKVVIYVLPLFAPMAALTAHSLLGWNAARRNRLAAAFAVFFTLLGVALFFGDALIPFPAEITGLAPTALTLLATAGALLLVRRMSARTLLLCLLLGVTLWIQVAARATVPSLDSVMSPKEQGERLGFFIKKGYTPVAYDIYSGIFTYYAGENIIEIPKHLEEVEKLLTEHPKVALVMKKKHWERWTDRPASLHVVHEQFIADQPYVLAIQGPAADIAPFAEQQP, encoded by the coding sequence ATGCCCCATACCCTCTGGGATCGAATCTGGGACCGCCTCAGCGCGCACCCCTGGCTGACCATGAGCGCCGCCGTCTTCCTCCAGAGCGCCTTCCTGCTCAATTCCCGCGCGCTCTGGTTCTCGGACGAAGTCCGCTACGCCAACGCCTACGAAAACATGCACCGCGCCGGAACCTGGGTGGTGCTCTCGCTCAACGGCATGCCCTACCCGGACAAGCCTCCGGTCTATTTCTGGTTCCTGGCCCTGCTGGACAAGATCACCCCGCTGGATCCGCCCTCGGTCTTTTTCCTGGGCGCGGCCCTTTCGGGCCTGGGCTTTCTCTTCGCGGCCTATGCGCTGGCCCGCGCCGTGCGGCTGAAGCGCGACGCCTCCCTGGCCACGGCCCTGATCTGCGCCTCCTGCCTGTTCTTCGCGGCCATCCTGCACTACTCGCGCATGGACCTGATGTTCGCCGCCCTGACCGTGGCCGCCGAGGCCTGCCTCTTTCGCGGCTACGCCGACCCGGATTCGCGCCGGGACGTGCGCTGGATTCTGGGCGGATTCAGCCTCTGCGGGCTGGCCGTGCTGGTCAAGGGGCCTCTGGGGGTGCTCTTTCCGCTGCTGACGGTGCTCGTCTATCTGGGCTGGCGGGGCGAGATGCGCCGCTTCCTGAGCCTGCGCACCCTGGCCGGGCTGGGCTGCTTCGCGGCCGTGTCCTCGGCCTGGGTGCTCGCGGCCTATCTCGTGGAAGGCGGCGACTTCGTGCGCACGGTCTTCGTGCAGCAGATCTTCCAGCGCGCCACCAACACCTTCCACCACAAGGAAGGCCCGCTCTACTATTTCATCGTGCTTCCGGCAACGTGGCTGCCCTGGACCCTGACCCTCGCGGCCGCGCCCGTGGCCCTGCTGCTGCGGCGCTCCTTCTGGCGCGAAGTCCGCGCCGAGCGCAAGGCCGACTCCACCCTCGTGCGCGGCCGCACCTGGCTCTGGATCAGCGCTCTTTCCGCCTTTGCGCTGCTCTCCTGCCTGAGCGGCAAGGTGGTCATCTACGTCCTGCCCCTGTTCGCGCCCATGGCCGCGCTGACCGCGCACAGCCTGCTCGGCTGGAACGCAGCGCGCCGCAATCGGCTGGCCGCGGCCTTCGCCGTCTTCTTCACGCTTCTCGGCGTCGCGCTGTTCTTCGGCGACGCCCTGATCCCCTTCCCCGCCGAGATCACCGGCCTCGCGCCCACGGCCCTGACCCTGCTGGCCACGGCGGGGGCGCTGCTGCTCGTGCGCCGCATGAGCGCGCGGACCCTGCTGCTCTGCCTGCTCCTCGGCGTGACGCTCTGGATCCAGGTGGCCGCGCGGGCCACGGTTCCCTCCCTGGACAGCGTCATGAGCCCCAAGGAACAGGGCGAACGGCTCGGCTTCTTCATCAAGAAAGGCTACACGCCCGTGGCCTACGACATCTACTCCGGCATCTTCACCTACTACGCGGGCGAAAACATCATTGAGATCCCCAAGCATCTCGAAGAGGTGGAGAAGCTGCTCACGGAACATCCCAAGGTCGCCCTGGTCATGAAGAAGAAGCACTGGGAGCGCTGGACCGACCGCCCCGCGAGCCTGCACGTTGTCCACGAGCAATTCATCGCGGACCAGCCCTATGTCCTGGCGATTCAAGGGCCTGCGGCAGATATTGCCCCTTTCGCAGAGCAACAGCCTTGA
- a CDS encoding Gfo/Idh/MocA family protein has translation MLKVGVIGLGWMGRIHLRNYTEMPDVEVLGVVDPDPEARKAASENFGVAAFADLADLLALKPDAVSVCVPTVLHHDVALKVIAAGSSLLVEKPLAATAQEGREVVEAARAAGLTLMVGHVERYNPAVQRIKELLSEEGTETISITIERVGPYPPRIQDVGVIKDLASHDIDLLRFLTGSEFKSVYAVTSTSLGKHEDTALITAQMENGVLANISTNWVTPYKSRKIQAACKNKYVEANLITQEVKEYSSFSSYDKSYSVREWPLIYREPVKEELRDFLGAVRAHEPAPIRGEDGLAVLETFDRIFECAC, from the coding sequence ATGTTGAAAGTCGGCGTAATCGGACTGGGTTGGATGGGCCGCATCCATCTGCGCAACTATACGGAAATGCCGGACGTGGAAGTGCTCGGCGTGGTCGATCCCGACCCGGAAGCCCGCAAGGCCGCTTCGGAGAATTTCGGCGTGGCCGCGTTCGCCGACCTCGCCGACCTGCTCGCCCTGAAGCCGGACGCGGTGAGCGTCTGCGTGCCCACGGTGCTGCATCACGACGTGGCCCTCAAGGTCATCGCCGCGGGCAGCAGCCTGCTCGTGGAAAAGCCCCTGGCCGCCACGGCCCAGGAAGGCCGCGAGGTGGTCGAGGCGGCGCGCGCCGCCGGGCTGACCCTCATGGTCGGGCACGTGGAGCGCTACAACCCGGCTGTTCAGCGGATCAAGGAGCTGCTCTCCGAGGAGGGCACCGAGACCATCTCCATCACCATCGAGCGCGTGGGACCGTATCCGCCGCGCATCCAGGACGTGGGCGTGATCAAGGATCTGGCCTCCCACGACATCGACCTGCTGCGGTTCCTCACGGGCTCGGAGTTCAAGAGCGTCTACGCCGTGACCTCCACGAGCCTGGGCAAGCACGAGGACACGGCCCTGATCACCGCCCAGATGGAAAACGGCGTGCTGGCCAACATTTCCACCAACTGGGTCACGCCGTACAAGTCCCGCAAGATCCAGGCCGCGTGCAAGAACAAGTACGTCGAGGCCAACCTGATCACCCAGGAGGTCAAGGAGTATTCGAGCTTCTCCTCCTACGACAAGAGCTATTCCGTGCGCGAATGGCCCCTGATCTACCGGGAGCCCGTCAAGGAAGAGCTGCGCGATTTCCTCGGAGCCGTGCGCGCCCACGAGCCCGCGCCCATTCGCGGCGAGGACGGCCTGGCCGTGCTGGAGACCTTCGACCGCATTTTCGAGTGCGCCTGCTGA
- a CDS encoding LysE family translocator, translated as MEATVPLVAVAGIHLVSCMSPGPNFLISVRRGLRHSPRILLLTTLGVATGTTTWTLLGVLGFTAVILGSPGLFLALKFVGGVYLARLGLLALRSAWLGSAGIRLAAEAPAQPISGWRAYRSGLLTCLSNPKAAAYYLALFTTVLGPQTPSQVKWLLVPLLPLISFTFYTLSALALSRFRGVYARMVRGVDAVFGVVMLAVGLRIFFAGN; from the coding sequence ATGGAGGCGACGGTTCCCCTTGTGGCGGTGGCGGGCATTCATCTGGTATCCTGCATGAGTCCCGGCCCCAATTTCCTGATCAGCGTGCGGCGGGGCCTGCGGCATTCCCCGCGCATCCTGCTGCTGACCACCCTGGGCGTGGCCACGGGAACCACGACCTGGACGCTGCTCGGCGTGCTCGGCTTTACCGCCGTGATTCTGGGTTCCCCAGGACTTTTCCTCGCGCTCAAATTCGTCGGCGGGGTCTATCTTGCCCGGCTGGGGCTGCTCGCCCTGCGCTCGGCCTGGCTGGGAAGCGCAGGCATCCGACTCGCCGCAGAGGCTCCGGCGCAGCCCATCAGCGGTTGGCGGGCCTACCGCAGCGGACTGCTGACCTGCCTTTCCAATCCCAAGGCCGCCGCCTACTATCTTGCGCTCTTCACCACGGTGCTCGGCCCGCAGACCCCGTCCCAGGTCAAGTGGCTGCTCGTGCCGCTGCTGCCGCTGATCTCGTTCACCTTCTACACGCTGTCCGCCCTTGCGCTTTCGCGTTTCAGGGGCGTCTACGCCCGCATGGTTCGGGGCGTGGACGCGGTCTTCGGCGTGGTCATGCTCGCTGTGGGCCTGCGCATTTTCTTCGCCGGGAATTGA
- the lpxB gene encoding lipid-A-disaccharide synthase: MNAEHHSPQGDFAAESGLVWISAGEPSGDMHAGLLARALLAEAPGLKLTGMGGPVLAEAGCEVRHGMELVSLVGLGGILKGLPGILSLLRRIKADLKRLRPRAVVLLDCPEFHFRVAKIAHGLGIPVYYYISPQIWAWRSGRVKFLKKHVRKMLCILPFEQDFYKERGMEADYVGHPLMDQLPLSELDAMAPEAGSVGVLPGSRLREIRGLLPLFGQAVRRIRAERPVERVRLVRAPGVDEALLRSLWPADLPCEIVAPDQRYQAMRKSRVLLAASGTVTLEAALIGTPALLSYKLSAFEFKLTNWLVNVEFAGLPNLILNREVFPELIQERAEPEGLARAAVELMDGPRRDAVLADLAALRGMVGEPGAPRRAADIILRDLTRKTMETPHA, encoded by the coding sequence ATGAATGCCGAACATCATTCCCCGCAAGGGGATTTCGCCGCGGAAAGCGGCCTGGTCTGGATCAGCGCGGGCGAACCCTCCGGCGACATGCACGCCGGGCTGCTGGCGCGCGCCCTGCTGGCCGAGGCTCCCGGCCTCAAGCTCACGGGCATGGGCGGTCCCGTCCTGGCCGAAGCGGGCTGCGAAGTGCGCCACGGCATGGAACTCGTCTCCCTGGTGGGCCTGGGCGGCATTCTCAAGGGGCTGCCCGGCATCCTCTCCCTGCTCCGGCGCATCAAGGCCGACCTGAAGCGGCTGCGGCCCCGCGCCGTGGTGCTCCTCGACTGTCCGGAATTTCATTTCCGCGTGGCCAAGATCGCGCACGGCCTGGGCATTCCGGTCTACTACTACATCAGCCCGCAGATCTGGGCCTGGCGTTCCGGCCGCGTCAAGTTCCTCAAGAAGCACGTGCGCAAGATGCTCTGCATCCTGCCCTTTGAGCAGGACTTCTACAAGGAGCGGGGCATGGAGGCCGATTACGTGGGCCACCCGCTCATGGACCAGCTGCCCCTTTCCGAGCTGGACGCAATGGCCCCGGAGGCGGGCAGCGTGGGCGTGCTGCCCGGCAGCCGCCTGCGCGAAATCCGCGGCCTGCTGCCGCTCTTCGGCCAGGCCGTGCGGCGCATCCGCGCGGAGCGGCCCGTGGAGCGGGTCCGGCTGGTGCGCGCTCCCGGCGTGGACGAAGCCCTGCTGCGCTCGCTCTGGCCAGCGGACCTGCCCTGCGAGATCGTCGCCCCGGACCAGCGCTACCAGGCCATGCGCAAGAGCCGCGTTCTGCTGGCGGCTTCCGGTACCGTGACCCTGGAGGCCGCGCTCATCGGCACGCCCGCGCTGCTCTCCTACAAGCTTTCGGCCTTCGAATTCAAATTGACCAACTGGCTCGTGAACGTGGAGTTCGCGGGATTGCCCAACCTGATCCTGAACCGCGAGGTGTTCCCGGAACTGATCCAGGAACGCGCCGAACCCGAAGGATTGGCCCGCGCCGCAGTGGAACTGATGGACGGCCCCCGGCGGGACGCCGTGCTCGCGGACCTGGCCGCCCTGCGGGGCATGGTCGGCGAA
- a CDS encoding phosphatase PAP2 family protein: MRFPRLFASGPAGSGFPPSWLLVSGPLLLVLLLLGIRFGFDEHAVFAFFRTHRQAHPDFAAVFQFFTDAVNPAFYGVFLFLLIKAWKEKRPGLKRFVLVWIAVQLAVSLLAVRGIKSIIGRPRPGEDPFFQTMTNRPSYHSLPSGHTTEAATTCTALGLRLGRTLPSLALGLLLALLGFSRVYLGWHHPSDVFFGWALGGVAGLAVHLFSHKE; the protein is encoded by the coding sequence ATGCGTTTTCCCCGCCTGTTCGCCTCCGGCCCCGCAGGGTCCGGCTTCCCGCCGTCCTGGCTGCTCGTTTCCGGGCCGCTTCTGCTCGTGCTGCTCCTGCTGGGAATCCGCTTCGGCTTCGACGAACACGCGGTCTTCGCCTTCTTCCGGACGCACCGGCAGGCCCACCCGGATTTCGCGGCCGTGTTCCAATTCTTCACGGACGCCGTCAATCCGGCCTTTTACGGCGTGTTCCTCTTTCTGCTGATCAAGGCCTGGAAAGAGAAACGCCCCGGCCTGAAGCGCTTCGTCCTGGTCTGGATCGCCGTGCAGTTGGCCGTTTCCCTCCTGGCCGTGCGCGGCATCAAGAGCATCATCGGCCGTCCCCGTCCCGGCGAGGATCCCTTCTTTCAGACCATGACCAACCGCCCGTCCTACCACTCCCTGCCGTCGGGCCACACCACCGAGGCCGCCACCACCTGCACGGCCCTGGGGCTGCGCCTCGGCAGGACGCTTCCCTCCCTGGCCCTGGGTCTGCTCCTGGCCCTGCTGGGCTTTTCCCGCGTCTACCTCGGCTGGCATCATCCCTCGGACGTCTTCTTCGGCTGGGCCTTGGGCGGCGTGGCCGGTCTGGCCGTACATCTCTTCTCCCACAAGGAATAG
- a CDS encoding cysteine synthase, whose product MIYKDVLSRIGNTPLVEINRLNPFAPGVSILAKIECVNPGGSIKDRVALCMIEAAERSGELTPDKTIIEATSGNTGIGLAMVAAVKGYKITLLMSERASEERKMIVQAFGADILLTPGHLSTDGAIEKAYRMAREEPDKYVLMDQFNNTSSIEAHYKGTGLEIWEQTGGAVTHVVVTLGTTGTCMGITKRMREMNPDVQVVAVEPHAGHKLQGLKNMHESYPPGIWDKKAPDRVMRIEDDIAFEYCRRLAREEGIFAGMSSGAALAASVRLAEELAAQGRGAKIVTIFPDSGERYLSTPLFSLAAAKGLKLRNAATGTGVTIGTSGTRGLYAVGPSMDRPDDAGAWRRAVLLDVLARALEERGAAVSAAIGLTDMDDRTLEAARASGGSRAKYAEAVRARIKERARMLGMREGTAFPLASGSAAKCVELTRKLTEKGLAYEKLRSVYFDVLRDERYGAMALQDPDKISAGKTVDLDDYVKSNPLDFTLLKRASLQDLKEGEVFETAWGNVRPTWFLQVAAAGLDALPSVDVFLADESQSFPHLENLRALWSAAGREVQAWILGQQAVAEDGLEFGDLLAEAEHPLALRMWLLSGSYHKTLTATRQAVEMWSRNWRRVQDAAATLALAQSAPGDDVPQPAEQAVFDLKRGLAEALDNDFGLHRFWTALFKFVKDVHQLESAGRLTGAAAKACLRQLRAVDRVLGILDENTLPLLLADLPEEVRALVGKRQAAREAKDFAASDALRDELAAKGYRVEDSAKGPRIFRA is encoded by the coding sequence ATGATCTACAAGGACGTTCTTTCCCGCATCGGCAACACCCCGCTCGTGGAAATCAACAGGCTCAACCCGTTCGCACCGGGCGTCAGCATTCTGGCGAAAATCGAGTGCGTGAATCCGGGCGGCTCCATCAAGGACCGGGTGGCGTTGTGTATGATCGAGGCGGCGGAGCGCTCCGGCGAGCTGACCCCGGACAAGACCATCATCGAGGCCACCAGCGGCAATACCGGCATCGGCCTGGCCATGGTCGCGGCGGTCAAGGGCTACAAGATCACGCTGCTCATGAGCGAGCGCGCCTCGGAAGAGCGCAAGATGATCGTCCAGGCCTTCGGCGCGGACATCCTGCTCACCCCCGGCCACCTTTCCACGGACGGGGCCATCGAGAAGGCCTACCGCATGGCCCGGGAGGAGCCGGACAAATACGTGCTCATGGACCAGTTCAACAACACGTCCTCCATCGAGGCCCACTACAAGGGCACGGGCCTGGAGATCTGGGAGCAGACCGGAGGCGCGGTCACGCATGTGGTCGTGACCCTCGGCACCACCGGAACCTGCATGGGCATCACCAAGCGCATGCGGGAAATGAACCCCGACGTGCAGGTGGTGGCCGTGGAACCCCATGCCGGGCACAAGCTCCAGGGCCTGAAGAACATGCACGAATCCTACCCGCCGGGAATCTGGGACAAGAAGGCTCCGGACCGGGTCATGCGCATCGAGGACGACATCGCCTTCGAGTATTGCCGCAGGCTCGCGCGGGAGGAGGGCATCTTCGCGGGCATGAGTTCCGGCGCGGCCCTGGCCGCCAGCGTACGCTTGGCCGAAGAGCTGGCCGCGCAGGGGCGCGGGGCCAAGATCGTGACCATCTTCCCGGACTCCGGGGAACGCTATCTCTCCACCCCGCTCTTTTCCCTGGCGGCGGCCAAGGGCCTCAAGCTGCGCAACGCGGCCACGGGAACCGGCGTGACCATCGGCACCAGCGGGACTCGCGGGCTCTACGCCGTGGGGCCGAGCATGGACCGTCCCGACGACGCCGGAGCCTGGCGGCGGGCCGTGCTGCTCGACGTGCTGGCCCGCGCCCTTGAGGAACGCGGCGCAGCCGTGAGCGCGGCCATCGGCCTGACGGACATGGACGACCGCACCCTGGAAGCGGCGCGTGCTTCGGGCGGGAGCCGTGCCAAGTACGCCGAGGCTGTGCGCGCCCGGATCAAGGAGCGCGCCCGGATGCTCGGCATGCGCGAAGGCACGGCCTTTCCCCTGGCTTCCGGCTCCGCGGCCAAGTGCGTGGAGCTGACCCGCAAGCTGACGGAAAAGGGGCTGGCCTACGAGAAACTGCGTAGCGTCTACTTCGACGTGCTGCGGGACGAACGCTACGGAGCCATGGCCCTTCAGGATCCGGACAAGATTTCCGCGGGCAAGACCGTGGACCTGGACGACTACGTCAAGTCCAACCCCCTGGATTTCACATTGCTCAAGCGCGCCAGCCTCCAGGATCTCAAGGAAGGCGAAGTCTTTGAGACGGCCTGGGGCAACGTGCGGCCCACGTGGTTCCTTCAGGTGGCCGCTGCCGGGCTCGACGCGCTGCCTTCGGTGGACGTCTTTCTCGCCGACGAATCCCAGAGCTTTCCGCATCTGGAGAATCTGCGCGCGCTCTGGTCCGCCGCGGGCCGGGAGGTCCAGGCCTGGATCCTGGGCCAGCAGGCCGTGGCCGAGGACGGGCTGGAGTTCGGCGACTTGCTGGCCGAGGCCGAGCATCCGTTGGCCCTGCGCATGTGGCTGCTTTCGGGTTCCTATCACAAGACCCTGACCGCCACCCGGCAGGCCGTGGAAATGTGGTCCAGGAACTGGCGGCGCGTGCAGGACGCGGCCGCGACCCTGGCCCTGGCCCAGTCCGCGCCGGGAGACGACGTGCCCCAGCCCGCGGAGCAGGCCGTGTTCGATCTCAAGAGAGGGCTGGCCGAAGCGTTGGACAACGATTTCGGGCTGCACCGCTTCTGGACGGCGCTGTTCAAGTTCGTCAAGGACGTGCACCAGCTCGAATCCGCCGGACGGCTCACGGGCGCCGCGGCCAAGGCCTGCCTTCGCCAGCTTCGCGCCGTGGACCGGGTGCTCGGCATTCTCGACGAAAACACGCTGCCGCTGCTGCTCGCGGATTTGCCCGAAGAGGTCCGCGCCCTGGTGGGCAAGCGGCAGGCGGCGCGGGAAGCCAAGGATTTCGCCGCCTCGGACGCCCTGCGCGACGAGCTGGCGGCCAAGGGCTACCGGGTCGAGGACTCGGCCAAGGGACCGCGCATCTTCCGCGCCTAG